GATTGAGGGTATCGATGAACTCCAAAATTATTTCAATGCAGAGGCAAATGCCCAGTTGACCGTGGAGGATTCTTTTTTTAAGAATGGCAAATTGCTGGTGAGAAGATTTTGGGATGCTTTGGAATCTGGGGAGAATAGGGCGGTTTTTAAGACCGAATTGGAGATTCCCATAAGCTCGGAGCTGGTAAATTTTAAGACCAAGGTAGATTATGTTGGTGGGGAGTTTGAAAATGCGAGCTTAAACAGCACCACGAATACCGCGGGCATAGATTACGGCCATCTGATCGTAGGGGTCAATCCAAGTTTTGTGGTACTTCGGGATGAGCTTACATTGCATTTGGGGGCCAATTTGGTCTATGGAACGGATTTGGAGCGAAGCAATGGGAACTTTTTCATCTATCCGGCCATTACGGCCTCGTATCGATTGGTGGAAGACCAGGTTATTGCCTATGGCGGCATTGAAGGAGACCTGAATCAGAACTCCTATTACGATTTTGTTGGGGAAAATCCTTTTGTTTCACCCACCTTGGAGATTCAGCCTACCGATCAACAGTACATGGGCTATGCGGGACTAAAAGGGCAATTGACCACCAATATAGGGTACAATGTAAAGGGTTTTTATAGGGCTGAAAATAGAAGGCCATTGTTCTTTCTCAATCCGCAAAACCTTTTTCGGGATGATGAAGGGGGATACAATTTTGGCAATTCCTTTCAAGTGTTTTATGATGATATACGGACCCTGGGATTCTTTGCCGAAATCAACGTGGATATCAACCGTAATTTCACCCTTGGCCTTAACGGGGAATATTTCAACTATAATACGGAAACCGATAATCCCGCGTGGAACCTACCGGAAATACAGGGGTCCCTTTTTATGGATTATCAAATTAGCGATAAATGGTATGCCGGGGCCAACCTGTTTTTTGTTGGGGAACGTGAAGATTTGCAGTCAGTGGCTGCTGAGAATACGCCCCCCAATGAATTTGTTTCCAATAGCATCACCTTGGACAGCTTTTTTGATGCCAATGCCCATTTGGGCTATCGGTTCAATGACCAATTATCGGTCTTTGCCAAGGTATCCAATTTGGCGAACAACAATTACGAACGTTGGAGCAATTTTAGGGTACAGGGCTTTCAGGCATTGGCAGGGGTTTCCTATAAGTTCGATTTTTAGTAAAATCCAACAGTAAGAGGGGTCGCTCCTTCATTCCAGCGTCACCCTGGGTTCGTTGAAGGAAAGGCAGGAACTCTTATGCAATGCGGTTATGGAAGTAGGACCACCGACAGTGTCCAAAATAAGGGCAATCCAAGCGTTCTTGGACATTTTCTTACCTTAGAAGTGGATGAGATGGGTCCTTGGTACGTTAGTCTGTTTCCTCCCATGGATGGGGTATTCCCAAAATTTGGTCAAAAACCCAAGTTTTGAGGATTTTTTGGAGTGCCCCAATACCTTGGGAACTTTTGGGATACAGCTCAAATCCTGGTCAACACCTACCCAGGGTTCAACGGATTATTTCAATACCTGTAGTACGGTGATGGGAGCACCCGAAAACTTCAATGGCATACAGCATCCCAAATTTGGCAATGCCTATGCCGGTCTTTATTTTTTTGCCCCTGCGGATTACCGGGAATACATTCAGGTGGAATTGAAAAGAACCTTGCAAAAGGACCAAAAATACCATTTGGGGTTTTACGTAAGTTTGGCGGAAGGGTCCGATTTTGCGGTAAAGGATTTTGGAGTGGTGTTGAGCCATAAGGCTATCGACATCAAAACAAAAAAACACCTTTCCAAGGGAAGCTTGTTTAAAGTAAAGGGAAATCAATTTCAGCAATTTGAGATAGGCCATACGGATTTTCATGAGGATAAATCCATTTGGTTGCGGGTACATACCACGTTTATTGCCAAAGGTTTTGAACGTTATTTGATTTTGGGAAACCTAAGGGACAACAAATCCACCAAAAAGGTTCGGACCAAGCGAAGGGAAACCAAAAAAGGGGCCTATTATTATATCGATATGGTTTCCCTAACTTCCGAAACCAAGGAAAGCGGACCTGAAAGTGAATTGGTGACAGATACACTTTATGAATTTGAGAACGTCCATTTTGATTTTGATGGGTTCAGTATAGACAGGGCAGTGGAGAAAGAATTGTTAAAGGTATATCGGCAATTGGAACAGCACAAGGATTTACATTTGGAAATTCACGGACATACGGACAACAAGGGCAGTGAAGCGTACAATCAGGTCTTATCGGAAAAGAGGGCAAAAACCGTGGTGGATTATTTCTTAAAAGCGGGGATAGCTTCCCACCGAATCTCGTGGAAAGGCCACGGGAGCACAAAACCGAAGATGACCAATGATTCTGAACAGGGACGTGCACAAAATAGACGCGTTGCGTTTTTGTTGTACGAATCCCACTGAAGAATACCATTAAAGGCAATAAACCGCTGATTAATAGAGTTATATAAGAAATGATGGCATGTTGAGGTCCCAAATCTTAGTTGTTCTTCTTTTTAGTTGCCTAGGTCAGTCCACCCTAATTTTTTCCCAGAATTTGGTCAAAAATGGTGGGTTTGAGCTGTTGACCGAATGCCCCGAAGGGGTAAGCAGTTTGGCCAGGAATGGTGTGCACCTAAGCTCACCAACCGCTGGAACGACGGATATTTTCAGTACCTGCTCTTCGGGGAAAGTTGCCGTGCCAAGGAATTTCAGGGGAAGCCAAAAAGCGCAGTTCGGTAAGGCCTATGCCGGACTTTACCTATTCTCACCGAACAACTATCGCGAGTATATCCAGTTTTCACTGGATACCACTTTGGAAAAGGGTACGTATTATAACTTACGATTTTTTGTATCGCTTGCAGAGACTTCCACAGTATCGACGCCTTCTCTAAATGTGCTCTTCACAGATGGCCCCATTGCTTTGGGTACGTCAAAGAACCTATCCAAAAATCGACTTGTGAAACATGAGGGAAGTAAATACTCGTTTCAAAAACTCACTTGGACGGGCAGTTATATCAATGTTGACGACTGGGTGGAGGTAAAGGTCAGGTTTAAGGCAAAAGGCTTTGAACGGGGTATTATATTGGGAAATTTCCGAAACGACCAATTGACCATCAAGAGGAAGACCAATGAATATCGAAATGGCTCAAAGGAGTTTGCCTATTATTATATTGATGAAGTAACCTTGCTAAAGGATGCCCAAGAAGCGTATCAAATGGGTGAGGCCTATGTAATCGATGGAGTGCGGTTTGATACGGACAGTTACGAGCTTTCAGGAATTGCCAAGGAAAAGATCCGTGAGTTGTACAAAAGAATAAAAACCATTCCCAAGATAAAGATTACCATCAATGGTCATACGGATGATATGGGTTCCGAAGGCCATAACGAATTTTTATCGCACAAAAGGGCGAAATCCGTAGCGACCTATTTAGTTGAACTGGGGTTTCCCAACGAGCGTATTGTTTGGGCGGGACATGGCAATCGAAAGCCTTTGATTCCAAAATTTACCGAAGAGGCACGCTTACAGAACAGGCGGGTGGACTTTGTGATTACCGATTTTGAGGACCAGTAAAAGCTGGAGTATCCCAAAATCAATGACTACCTTCCTGTTTATCGGAGCTTTGCGGTGGGAGTTCCTCATTGATCAATAACTCCCTGAGTTCATCCCCATATTCCAAAATAATTTCCCCGGCATTACCGTGACTCAGCACAAAAAAGGATTCTGTTTTATAACCCGCGGAACTAATACTGATTTTCCAATGAAAATCTTGTTCACTGGTAAGGGAGAAATTCCCGTCATAGTCCGTATGGACCACATTCTTTGAAGATTCCAAAGTCACGGAGGCCAAATAGATGGGTAGCCCAAGTTCGTCAACGATTTTTCCTGTAATCGTTTGTTGGGCCTGACCAGATATTGGGGCAAAAGCCAATAATAGCACAATGGTCAAAATGCGCATTACAGCAAGATTTGGACTACAAGAACGAAAAAAAACCAATTTTAGTATGCCGTGTTTCGGGATTTCGATATCCGTAAAATAGTTGAAATAGCATACTAAAGCCCCCAAAAATGCGTTTAAAACCCTAGCGAGAACCCAAATCATGACCCTATGACACACATCTACTCTCGCGTACTCACAATTTTTTGTTTATTGATCGGTGGTTCCATCTTGGGACAGAACCTTATTTTGAACCCCGGGTTTGAAGACTATGCTACATGCCCTTCCAATTTTACAAGTTTAGCCGCTTTGTTGCAGGACGTTTCCCAGCCAACTTCCAGTTCTGGGGACTATTTCAACCAATGCAGCTCCAAGGATTTTGGTATTCCCTCCAATTTTAAGGGAAATCAAGCTGCTGCCGAAGGTGCTGGATATTTGGGTTTGTATTTCTATGCCTTGAACAATTATCGTGAATATGTTCAATTGGGAACGCAAAGGACCTTACGGGAGAAGTTCCCCTATAAAATAGCATTTAAGGTAAGTTTGGCCGAAGCATCCACACTGGCCTTGAAAAACATGTCCGTAATACTTACCAATGGCAGATTACGTTTGCCCAATAGCGCCACATTGACCCATGAACGCCTGGATTTACAGGAAGGTCTGGAGTTTCATGAGGTGGCCCTAAAAGCGGATAAGTCCCTGGCCAATGCAGAGGAATGGATTACACTAACGGGCGAATTTGAGGCCAAAGGTTATGAAAGCCATATTCTCGTGGGCAATTTTCAAAACAATACCAATACCAAACTGGTAAAACAGGATAGGGCGGTAATACCCAGTGATTTTTCCTATTATTTTATCGATGATTTTCAATTGGAGGAATTGCCCAGGGTCAATTATGAAAAGGATAAAATTTATGTTCTGGAACACAATCCCTTTGAACCAAAAGGGTATGAACTGGATGAATCCGCCATGGCCAGTGTCAAGAAAATTTTCAAGTACCTGAAGGAAAATGCAGAAGTACAATTAAAAATTACCGGGCATTCCAATGACGCGGGCACTCCCGAATACAATAAATTTGTCTCCTCCTTACGGGCTAGGGCCGTTGCCCTTTACCTCAAAAAATTGGGGATTGCGGATGATAGGATCGTATGGGAAGGCGTAGGGGATTCCAAACCCCTGCGAAACGGAAAAATAAAGCAAGGACATTTGGCCAATCGCAGTGTGGAATTTGTGATGACCAAGTTTGATGACCAATAACCGTTTTCAAGACGAATAAGACCAGAACCCCAAGAGCTATTTTCTTGGGGTTTTTTATTCCTTATTTTTGGGAAAAGCCAAATCCGATGAGATATCAATATGTATTACCCCTCCTCTTAATAAGCGCATTTTCCTGTCAAAAAAAGAAAATGGTGGATTTGATCGTCACCAATGCCAATATCTATACCGTGGATTCCACCTTTTCCAAAGCCACGGCCCTGGCCATTAAAGATGGGGAATTCGTTGCAGTTGCTACGGATGGGGAAATAGCCGCTGCCTTTGAAAGCACTTCGGTATTGGATGCCGGGGGGAAAACCATTGTTCCTGGACTGATCGATGCCCATTGTCATTTTTATGGTCTGGGCATGAATCAACAGGTAGTAAATTTAAGGGGAACCAAAAGCTATCAGGAAGTGCTCGATAAGGTAAGTGCCTTTCAAAAGGAAAAACCCTCCAATTTTATTCAGGGTAGGGGTTGGGACCAAAATGATTGGGAGGTTAAGAAGTTTCCAACCAAAGAAGCTTTGGATGCATTGTTTCCCGATACCCCGGTTGCCCTGGAACGGGTGGATGGCCATGCCTACCT
The sequence above is a segment of the Muricauda sp. SCSIO 64092 genome. Coding sequences within it:
- a CDS encoding TonB-dependent receptor; amino-acid sequence: MRTVKLYFLILFLSLFGVVRAQQTDDIGTETVTVVKPYSPSVSDAFKIKLDPVINDSIELQKKPIEYVIFSVPVASTFTPAKAKAARVEKRPPPTLYNSYASVGLGNFNNAIVDFYTSRKVGRDENLFDVGLTHFSSRGDIDSTPLDTDFYNTNLDLSFAKKDRDYDWSIGLGLGHQLYNWYGLESGAFTDTQIEGIDELQNYFNAEANAQLTVEDSFFKNGKLLVRRFWDALESGENRAVFKTELEIPISSELVNFKTKVDYVGGEFENASLNSTTNTAGIDYGHLIVGVNPSFVVLRDELTLHLGANLVYGTDLERSNGNFFIYPAITASYRLVEDQVIAYGGIEGDLNQNSYYDFVGENPFVSPTLEIQPTDQQYMGYAGLKGQLTTNIGYNVKGFYRAENRRPLFFLNPQNLFRDDEGGYNFGNSFQVFYDDIRTLGFFAEINVDINRNFTLGLNGEYFNYNTETDNPAWNLPEIQGSLFMDYQISDKWYAGANLFFVGEREDLQSVAAENTPPNEFVSNSITLDSFFDANAHLGYRFNDQLSVFAKVSNLANNNYERWSNFRVQGFQALAGVSYKFDF
- a CDS encoding OmpA family protein, which translates into the protein MVKNPSFEDFLECPNTLGTFGIQLKSWSTPTQGSTDYFNTCSTVMGAPENFNGIQHPKFGNAYAGLYFFAPADYREYIQVELKRTLQKDQKYHLGFYVSLAEGSDFAVKDFGVVLSHKAIDIKTKKHLSKGSLFKVKGNQFQQFEIGHTDFHEDKSIWLRVHTTFIAKGFERYLILGNLRDNKSTKKVRTKRRETKKGAYYYIDMVSLTSETKESGPESELVTDTLYEFENVHFDFDGFSIDRAVEKELLKVYRQLEQHKDLHLEIHGHTDNKGSEAYNQVLSEKRAKTVVDYFLKAGIASHRISWKGHGSTKPKMTNDSEQGRAQNRRVAFLLYESH
- a CDS encoding OmpA family protein — translated: MLRSQILVVLLFSCLGQSTLIFSQNLVKNGGFELLTECPEGVSSLARNGVHLSSPTAGTTDIFSTCSSGKVAVPRNFRGSQKAQFGKAYAGLYLFSPNNYREYIQFSLDTTLEKGTYYNLRFFVSLAETSTVSTPSLNVLFTDGPIALGTSKNLSKNRLVKHEGSKYSFQKLTWTGSYINVDDWVEVKVRFKAKGFERGIILGNFRNDQLTIKRKTNEYRNGSKEFAYYYIDEVTLLKDAQEAYQMGEAYVIDGVRFDTDSYELSGIAKEKIRELYKRIKTIPKIKITINGHTDDMGSEGHNEFLSHKRAKSVATYLVELGFPNERIVWAGHGNRKPLIPKFTEEARLQNRRVDFVITDFEDQ
- a CDS encoding carboxypeptidase-like regulatory domain-containing protein, producing MRILTIVLLLAFAPISGQAQQTITGKIVDELGLPIYLASVTLESSKNVVHTDYDGNFSLTSEQDFHWKISISSAGYKTESFFVLSHGNAGEIILEYGDELRELLINEELPPQSSDKQEGSH
- a CDS encoding OmpA family protein — encoded protein: MTHIYSRVLTIFCLLIGGSILGQNLILNPGFEDYATCPSNFTSLAALLQDVSQPTSSSGDYFNQCSSKDFGIPSNFKGNQAAAEGAGYLGLYFYALNNYREYVQLGTQRTLREKFPYKIAFKVSLAEASTLALKNMSVILTNGRLRLPNSATLTHERLDLQEGLEFHEVALKADKSLANAEEWITLTGEFEAKGYESHILVGNFQNNTNTKLVKQDRAVIPSDFSYYFIDDFQLEELPRVNYEKDKIYVLEHNPFEPKGYELDESAMASVKKIFKYLKENAEVQLKITGHSNDAGTPEYNKFVSSLRARAVALYLKKLGIADDRIVWEGVGDSKPLRNGKIKQGHLANRSVEFVMTKFDDQ